The following coding sequences are from one Methanococcoides orientis window:
- a CDS encoding UPF0058 family protein has protein sequence MHKDELIQLHTLLAQIKRHLETQDTDHDFSEYQSLAISPVHIHRSKAEHKHAIFVLGNHLASIMSEDELSGIGRTSTRMQEFAKRTSRNVSGSNN, from the coding sequence ATGCACAAAGATGAATTGATTCAATTGCATACATTGCTGGCTCAAATAAAGAGGCATCTGGAAACCCAGGACACTGATCATGACTTTTCTGAGTACCAGTCGCTTGCCATAAGTCCTGTGCACATCCATCGAAGCAAGGCAGAGCACAAACATGCTATATTCGTACTCGGTAACCATCTTGCATCAATAATGTCAGAAGATGAGCTTTCAGGTATTGGCAGGACCTCCACCAGAATGCAGGAATTTGCAAAACGTACCAGCAGGAATGTTTCCGGTAGCAACAATTAA
- the rimI gene encoding ribosomal protein S18-alanine N-acetyltransferase, translating to MIIRQFEPYDFEDVLNIEMEAFTEHNPFVYMNFYEMNKDGFFVASINNRIVGFVIGYRSAFTEGRVFSLAVKEEYKGRGIGSQLMQTILNAFQQQGLKSASLEVRPSNHIAKKLYQDMGFIACWVEQRYYSDGENAIIMKKQLSPLCWVNSIQASL from the coding sequence ATGATCATCAGACAGTTTGAACCTTATGATTTTGAAGATGTTCTGAACATTGAAATGGAGGCTTTCACAGAACACAATCCTTTTGTCTATATGAATTTCTATGAAATGAACAAAGACGGGTTCTTTGTCGCCTCCATTAACAACAGGATCGTGGGTTTTGTCATAGGATATCGATCTGCATTTACAGAAGGCCGTGTCTTTTCACTGGCAGTTAAAGAAGAGTATAAAGGAAGAGGAATCGGAAGCCAGCTTATGCAAACCATACTGAACGCGTTCCAGCAGCAGGGATTAAAGTCTGCCAGCCTTGAAGTAAGACCCAGCAATCACATAGCTAAAAAGCTATATCAGGATATGGGATTCATAGCATGCTGGGTAGAACAGAGATACTATTCAGACGGAGAGAATGCCATCATAATGAAGAAGCAGCTTTCTCCTCTCTGCTGGGTTAATAGCATCCAAGCTAGCCTTTAA
- the arcS gene encoding archaeosine synthase subunit alpha — protein MTSYFEVEQRDGAARIGKILLSTPIRTPHIIDTVSLKDPAGPFADAGSMWDLSAEEAMENIRKIRELSGDDAILILPHQDLTPDVPDDVAETIAKKIEMEATGPIGRIYRHGQDAKKADLYIMEGAGSFQGNARKFMQRIIEIREKIAPDTALYVPNLCTPANAAMLIYLGIDIVDNTRATVAGYNDIYLTTSGSYFVDSMAELPCKCDACAPITLEELREMPKAERAEILTKHNCNMLEAEVVLARERIRAGNLREYVEGQCRVEPWLAGLLRLFDTQYGYMEEHAPIARSKQLLATTSESMTRPEVVRFARRIQERYTPPETDILVLLPCSAKKPYSISNSHSKFIRSLGKNRRYVHEVIITSPLGVVPRELELTYPASHYDTVVTGYWDAEEIKWVSSCLSEYLSKNKYSHIIAHVEEAYREICEIVSKELGIEIIYTSSGNVTSYESLDNLKNTVSGIVAEGEFGQNKPRSDLMRAIADYQFGPGAGELLVPDRSKIKAPFPKHQVFIDKKQIATLIPQYGIIALTIDGTRLLAASDDYEGYTVTINDFLPRGSLLAPGVIDADERIRPGDEVLVKGSKAIGVGRAMMNGKEMVASTRGIAVDLRHIKKADKDKDKD, from the coding sequence ATGACATCATATTTTGAGGTAGAACAGCGGGATGGTGCTGCCCGTATTGGAAAAATTCTCCTTTCAACACCTATCAGGACACCGCACATAATTGATACGGTATCACTTAAAGATCCAGCAGGTCCTTTTGCAGATGCCGGGTCCATGTGGGACCTTTCTGCAGAAGAAGCTATGGAAAATATCCGGAAGATACGCGAGCTTTCCGGTGATGACGCGATCCTCATTTTGCCGCACCAGGACCTCACACCGGATGTGCCGGATGATGTGGCAGAGACAATTGCAAAGAAGATCGAGATGGAAGCTACCGGCCCTATTGGACGAATTTACCGACATGGCCAGGATGCAAAGAAAGCAGACCTTTACATTATGGAAGGAGCAGGTTCCTTCCAGGGCAATGCCAGGAAGTTCATGCAAAGGATAATTGAGATCCGGGAAAAGATAGCTCCTGATACTGCTCTCTATGTCCCGAACCTTTGCACACCTGCTAATGCTGCAATGCTGATCTACCTTGGCATCGATATTGTTGACAACACCCGTGCCACTGTGGCCGGTTACAATGACATTTATCTTACCACATCAGGAAGCTACTTTGTCGACTCTATGGCCGAACTTCCATGCAAATGTGACGCCTGTGCTCCCATAACACTGGAAGAGCTCAGGGAAATGCCAAAAGCAGAGCGTGCTGAGATATTAACAAAACACAACTGCAACATGCTTGAAGCAGAGGTTGTCCTGGCAAGAGAGAGGATACGCGCGGGCAATCTGCGTGAATACGTGGAAGGCCAGTGCCGTGTAGAACCCTGGCTTGCAGGACTCCTGAGACTTTTCGATACCCAGTATGGTTACATGGAAGAGCATGCACCTATTGCACGCTCCAAGCAGTTGCTTGCGACCACTTCAGAATCAATGACCCGGCCTGAGGTCGTTCGATTTGCCAGAAGGATACAGGAAAGATATACACCCCCTGAAACCGATATTCTGGTCCTGTTGCCCTGCTCTGCCAAAAAGCCATATTCAATCTCGAACTCACATAGCAAGTTCATAAGATCACTGGGAAAGAACCGCAGATACGTCCATGAAGTAATAATCACATCTCCACTCGGAGTTGTACCAAGGGAACTCGAACTTACCTATCCTGCATCCCATTATGATACCGTTGTGACCGGGTACTGGGATGCTGAAGAGATAAAATGGGTATCATCATGTCTCTCTGAGTATCTTTCAAAGAACAAATATTCACATATCATAGCCCATGTGGAAGAAGCATACAGGGAAATCTGTGAGATCGTTTCAAAGGAACTTGGAATTGAGATCATCTATACAAGCTCAGGCAATGTGACCTCCTACGAATCCCTTGACAACCTCAAGAACACCGTATCAGGTATCGTTGCAGAAGGAGAATTTGGACAGAACAAACCAAGAAGTGACCTGATGCGCGCTATTGCAGACTACCAGTTCGGTCCGGGTGCAGGAGAGTTACTTGTTCCTGACAGATCAAAGATAAAGGCACCATTCCCAAAACACCAGGTGTTCATAGACAAGAAACAGATAGCTACACTGATACCACAATATGGGATAATAGCACTTACTATCGATGGTACCCGTCTGCTTGCCGCATCAGATGATTATGAAGGCTACACTGTAACTATCAATGATTTCCTCCCAAGAGGCTCTTTGCTTGCACCAGGTGTTATTGATGCTGATGAGAGGATACGACCCGGTGACGAGGTCCTTGTCAAAGGAAGTAAAGCTATCGGAGTAGGGCGTGCCATGATGAACGGGAAAGAAATGGTTGCCTCCACAAGAGGTATAGCTGTTGATCTGCGTCACATAAAAAAAGCTGATAAAGATAAGGATAAGGATTGA